Genomic segment of Arachis stenosperma cultivar V10309 chromosome 4, arast.V10309.gnm1.PFL2, whole genome shotgun sequence:
GCTTTGTAATGGCCCGGGAATTTGGTTGACAAGATCAATCAGTAGCTCACAAACTACTCTCCCTTTGTTTGAAGATGTTGTTGCAGAATCTGTGAGTTCAGCATCATGTTCCAATTGTTCCAGCTGATCATAAGAGTTATTCATGGAGTAAGGGTGATAACCCTGCCCTGAAACTAAACAAAGGATCATAGGCATAAAAAAGAGTACTCAACCCTGTAAATGCAGTGGTTAAACGAATTGACAAGACCTTTTCTGAAAAAATATTCTTGTTACCTGAGCTTTCATCCAAACTACTAGAAGAAAAGGAAGCTTCAAGAACTGATCCAGGACTGTGATGATTACCATTGCAAGAAGCTCCGAATATCCCTTCTTGTCTTGGCCCATTCTGATAAGAGTAGAAAAAAGAATGATAAAAGTCAAATAGAGATGCACTTTTCAGAAAGAATAGCACCAGGCTCAAATTGACAATAAACTAATCTCAAATAATTCCAAGTGCATTGGTTAACGTAAATTTAATGATGTTATATATGCATTTCATGCTAACAACAATAATCATACAAGGGACATGAAAGTCAGCATATGTGTATCCACTTAACCGACTGCATTTTCCTACAAATGCAATAAGTTAATATCTAGAATGAGTCTTTGGAACCAAAGTAACTCTATTAAAGTAAGCTAAGAGGGTCatgaaatttaaaatatgaaatttttttccCCGAATGGCCGAATCACAAAATTCTGATATTGCGACCGATGCATGAACATAAGCAAAGAGCATGCTATGCATATATAATAAGAGAAGAAACTTATGGTAATCAAATGATCAGAATACagtgagataaaaaaaaaaacaaaaagcaaagaCTTACATGAAACCTGGAATTTTCATCAAACATATGACCATTACAGCAAATCAGGCGCTCTGAACTTAGAGCAGATATCAGCTCCTGAAGAATCATTGCAGTTGATTTTTTTGATGGAGTACCTGTAGCCAAATCATAATCTTCTTGAGAAGTTAATTCTTTCAACTTTTGTTCTAGAAAGGCACTTAACCCATCAACTCGCAAGGGCGAAGGTCTTTGGAAGCATGTCTTCCTCTCAATATTGTTGCTTATCTCTTCCTTCTCAGAATCTATGCCTATCTTTTGCTTCAAGTGAGaattaaatgtaaaagaaaCCACCTCATTGGTTTTGTTGTCATTAACCTTCACTGTTTTCTCCTTACTGCACTGTTTACTTTTGATGTTAGAACAATTCCAGGAGGATGCGATGAATCCCTTTTGTTTCCCGACAAGTGCATCGGATCGAAGATTTCTCTGACTCACTCCAGCTGAACAAGGAGCTGTACTTTTACCTTGCATGACATTTGaggttcttctttttctctctaaTGTCCTTACATCAGACAAGGATTTGTTCTGACTAAAACTTGGTTTTTTCTCAAGGTCGAATTTGGAACTATCTACTTTGGTGGGTGACCTTATCCTCACTTGACCACTTAGGCTTCTATTCAGAGCAACAAAGTCTTTAGTCTCATTCACACTGCTTGTAGATGATGACATTCTTTTTACTCCTGTATTACTCATTGTAGAAGCAGATGAACTTCTTTCGTTGCTCAACATTCGTTCTTGTGTTTGCGGTTTGTGCTTTAATGCAGAGGAAGATGCATCACCCTCTCCAGTACTAACTGATTGGCTCGATGGGTTCCAGATATCTGGACCGTCACGGGGCACTGTCATTCTCTTGGTGATGTGTTTGTTACAAAATTGATGCACATTATCCATTCCTTCTTTCTCAGTAGCAAGAGACATGAGCTTTTCCTGACTTCTTAGAAGAACTATTTCTCTTTCTTGTTCATGAGAGGGAGAAGGAGAGGGAGTGAAGAACCTACCATTCTTCTGTGATGATACCACAGAGGTTGTTGCAAACACATCTGACACAACAGGTAAAGGAACATCCAGCTTGCAGTCAACAACATCAACTAAATTACCACAATTTTTGCAAGAAGTCTGCCCCATCAAAGGCTTGGCTGTGCTTGCATCATAGTCAAGTTGATTTTGCATAACGGCCGAACTAGGCCCCTCACAATTTGTCACATTGCTGGTTTTAGGAGGAAATGCCGAACCATGATATGTGAGAAGAGAACCTTTAGCTCTGCTTCTAGCCTGTAATCCAGGTTCCAAAATTCTAGTAGCTGCTCCTATCAACCTAGAGCTTCGAGAGGCACTCTTCGTCGAAGGAATTCTTGGGCTCATCAACTGAGATGCAAGCTTtggatggtgatgatgatgatgatgatgatactTTCTTGCTCTGGCCAAAACATGCTTAATTTGCAAGGCCTCGGCTCCAAACCTCGTCACTGCCCGTCTCTCATCTGTCCCGGTCTTCTGAAGCTTCTCAGGTCTTGAATCATGCTTCATAACCACTATTTCCGAATCCATGCCGTGCCTATCTAACTCACAATTACTCTTACACTCCTTCTCATTATCACCAaaaccatccaaattcaaacctttCTTCGACTTATCACGCTTTGAAGCCGGAATAGATTCTAGGCCCATCAATCTAGCTACCAGACCGGGAGCTCGCATTTCACTCTTTTGTGGCACTATCACCTCAAAGCCATAATTCCCACCTTTCTTGGCACTTGGGAAACCTCCACTATTCTCATTAGCAATCTACAATTGAAACATAGGCACAACATTATTACCCAACAAAAGAATAAGATCCGAAAGTAAAAGCAACACAAATCACAAACACTAACACAAGCCATCAAGCATGAACTATATATATAAAGCCTTACCAAGTGGATCTTGGAATTTGGCATTTTTTCATCTCCCTTAAACCTTTTAGCACGAGCTGATACACTCAACAAAACAATAACAAAGGTAAAAAAAAGAATCATCGGTTTCCACAAAACCAAGTTTGTTGGTGACAGAAGAATTGAAGtcaaaacaaatatatataatatagattGAGGACACAAAAAGAAACTAACCAGGAGGCAGAAGCTTCTTAGAGAAGAGCTTCttctttgcaagcttcctcttcCATTCAAAGAGCTGAAAGAAAATGCCAGAACAGCCACCTGGCTTCTGTGCCTTCTTCTCCGCAATGGCCAAACATGAAGAAGTAGAATCACTCATTCCACCAAATCAAACCAAAAAACCCAACTTTTATTTagaaccaaaaagaaaagagcaaaCTTTTAGCTCTTAAAAACTCTCTCCACCAAGAGGAACTTCACATTCTCTCACCCCACAAACccagaagaaaaaaaatcatatcttttctccATAACCATAGCACAAAAGTAACCCCATTTGAGAAAGCAACAAAAGAGTTGAAATAATGTCAGGAACCAGAAAAGACACGGGAACAAACCCCTGCAAAAACCACTGTGCTAGACTGAGCAAGAAAGCAACCATTGATGGGGATAAAACGACGACGGAGCTGgacccaccaccaccaccaccgtAGTAAGCAACAAAAACAAACACATAAAGATTGAAGTTACCACCGAATCATGCAAGGATCAAGAGGAGACAGGGAAGAAGAACAACTAGTACTGCATAACACTAGTGAGTGAGTGAGTGTAGTCGATGATGGAGATTgtggagagagaaagagagagaggtgCGTAGGATAAGAAGGAAAAGGAGACAAGAGAAGAAACAAAACACACCACGCGCATGCCGAAGCATTGGTCAACTCAAAACAATGGAAGCTGCGAAATCTAAACAATATAGGTAGTAATAAAGAATAGTATTACGTATTTTCGTAGTATTAAGGAGTATGAGACAAGAAACGAAAACACAGGTTTTGGTTCGATAACGTTGTGTCTACGTCTTCCTCTGTTATTGCGCGCCAGATTAAGgatccttttcttttctctcaattatttaaagaaaaaccCAAAATAATCCtgacaattattttaaaagataacgaaatctttgataaaaaaaatatcagttgttaatgttatttttttttgtacaaAAACTAATCAGTCCTAAAAGAATTAGGAACTggattggatttttttttttaaattttgttattcttttaaaataattgtcaGGAGTCAGATGAAGTATTCACTCAATTATTTATATTCACATTTGGATCActagtttttttttctctctttaaattcttaatacttgattaaaacaagaaaatgaaTCTTATAGTGCTAGTActtatttaagaaaataaacaaatacTAAATTCTAGAGTTAATTGAacgaatttgtgaaaatatttaTATGGATTTTCAATTTCCCATGTTCTAGTAAGTAGTGTTTAAGTTGAACTTTTTTGGAAGTCACGCGCTGTCGGTGAGGGTGTGAAGTAGCAATATTAGTAGAGTTTTATTTTTGAAGTTGAAGGAGCAAAATCAGTGGTGGATTCAATGTTAAACTTTGTATGACATGTAAAGCCCCCAAAAGGATATTAATCATCCtacacttttccttcctttcCACCATTTTCCTCATTACTTCTTTGCTTTCCATCAGCAAAAATGTGGTAAGTGGCAACAATGTATCTTACAATCATCATCACATTTTCTCAACCTTTTCTAGGGCTAAAATCTAAGAGAGAAAATATAGGGACAatagaatatttgtacaatgtgtataatagAGGTTTAAGGATGTCCGATtcagtattagagatataatcattagtgttatCTTTTTCTATCGGCTTAAACTTTTgagatgagtggtatcatgacatgctatcagaattttaaatttaaaatatctacAAATATTCTATTGGCTCCCTAGCAGAACTCAATCTAAAATAATCCGCCTTAGTATCTCTGAGCTAGACAATAATATTGCATGATAATATATGTGATTAACAAAATTACATGATAATCTCACAAATTCGATTCCTATAAAGTTATgcagttatttaaaaaaaaatacgtTAATTTACATTATAAACTACCTTTAAATTAAGATAATGAGACTcagaaataataaatattataaatttaaaaataattaaaacattaatttataattttactaacattatcactttaattttttttcataaatatataatcTCTTATATAACACATTTCACATACATTActcatgtaaatttttttaagtgttaATCACTCAATATTTATAACATAATATTTCTCTTACTCATTACACATTGTTAAACAATATCtaatactattaaaaatattagaaaggataagaaaaaacaataaaaaaagatttttatctatttaaattatatagaataatataatataaaaaaatatttataaatattaaaaaaattaaaataataaaaatataatattttataataaatattcagatatattaaataattctaattaatattaatagatgctaatatattcttaaaaaaaaacataacacATGCGACAAATTTTTTGGTATACAAACAAACTAATAGTGCACGTTAGCAAGAAGTTTATCAAAACATCAATTTAACTTGTGCTAATATTTTTTAGCAGTTAACTTAAAACATTAAATTTTTCAGTGTTTCAATATGTCTATTTTATACAGTTACTCAATGCTCATACTTTGAGCTCAAATCATTagcaatataaaaaatatatatatgaaatacACGTGAATTTCGGTGGACCCCCCTCTTAGGGAAATTGGCAAAAAACAGTAACCAAGGTAAGATAATGTGAATATCAATGTAAAGAGAAATAGAACTATTGTCACATGATGAGAGTGGTTCGTATAAAGTGACCTTTCACCAATTATAGTTCTTTAACTTCAATAACACCAAACGATTACTACCTTTTGCATAGTACTAGTAGTTAATTTACGAAATAAAGTGAAAggatttaattaattactatcTACTTTTTCGATATTCCTAAGAGTAGGTGACTAGATTATATTAGATAAACTGGATTGTGTGTCTTTAACCATGAGAAAAATCTACAGGAAATAGACGTTGGATTTTGTTATTTTGGTCTTTAGAAATGATATATCAGCTTTCATTGTCACAAAACAAAAAAGGTTATAGGGAATCGGCAAGCATCAACAGGAACCGCAGGATGACGTGGAAACTTTTATCAAAATTCAGGCATGAagacaaaagtgaaaaaaagaTAGCTGCCGGTTGGGCTTGAATTTATATAacattatattaatatattataaaatatgtaaATTGTGTTTATTAATAAAATGAATGCGGATGGAATCGATCGGATATTATATcgaatatatttataaaatataaaattatttttaaaaatttatttttattaaaaatattaataaaatttatgtttttatttttttaaatatgtttattcttaaaataatattaaatatatttttttaaatcataaattaaaataatacaatatatatgataattattagttaaaataaaacataaaaaacatttacttatttatttttttatttttgcggATACGCAGATATACAGATAACTATACAAAATTTTCAATTCGATTCTATTAGTGTGCGGATTGGATCCATCCAATAGTTTTACGGATCAAATCCATATCCGCATTTTTTTATCGGATTTGGATAAAAATTGCGAATATGTGGATCGGATCCGATTCATGAACACCCTTATTTATTAGTATCTATTATGAAATAATAATGctaaatatatactaaaaataactatattaatataaaatatatattgaattataaaatatatccatgatataattttgatgattgattttaatatataaataatatttttttataaaaatacgtTGCGATTAAACACCAAAACCATACAAATAGAGAAGCATGAGAATGCAAGGGGGAAATTGTATATTAGGTAAGTGCAATGAGTATGCAAGTATTGGATTATTTCtccaaaaatattattacattACATCTTATTACGTAATTACGTTGGTCCTCTTTTAAAAACTTCTCATGTTTAGTACTTAGTAGGTTGTAATTACTAATTAGTATTAATCAAGGTtagacaccaaaaaaaaaatcaaggtCTTTTTTTGTGTGTCAAGAGTAAATAAATTGGGTGGTGGCAAAAGTTCCTTCTTCAAGTGTTTTGGATTAGAAACTTTCCATCTTTCTTTTTAACTAAAAGAATACTTGTGTAcgtttttggcccaaaattgatCATTGATGGAAACGGTGTTTTTGGGAAATGGGCTTCATGAATTAAAGAGTTTATTAGCCTTCATTATCCGGTGAAAGTTTTACTTAGCTTAATCCTGGCCCAATATTACCAATCAACAACTATAGTGTAGTTAGTATTTAATTTACTTAGCCTTAAAAAGAATTCTTTGTAACtataattgataaaatattaaataaaataaattttgattatttttttatcttcataGTATTACGGTTATCCTTTTTCGGttcatattataaattatttctcTTAAAATAATTAAGAGATTTGTCAAAAATGCTTAAGAATTAATTAGGggtaagtattgttttggtcttAACGTTGAGAGTCAGAATGAAAACCGTTTTCAACCTAATTTTTCATTTAGAATTATTCTTAAcgttttttttcgtattaaaattgTCCTTTTAACTTTTTACGGACAAAAATGCCCTCCACCATCACCAGCACCTTTACCACTACCACCATCATCAGCACCtttaccaccaccaccaccacctccctTACTCCCATTAAATACTAATAATCAGATTCAAGAACACCAACAATAACATATTTAAATTCAGAAacatcaacatcaaattcaacaacaaaatcaatcagaaaaataataaatcaaaatcagaatCGAAAGCAAGAATCAGAAGCAGAAGCAAATAAGTAAAGCAGAAGCAAAAACAGACAAaagcagaagcagaagaagaagcagatgCATCCGGATCTCAAGCGACAGCGGCGTTTCTCGGCGGTGAAGGCTCGACCACCCATCACCAGCGGCAGCAACGGAGCGTGCAACGGCGGCTGGGCAGATCAGCGGTGGTAGAAACCCAGCTCAGCCTCGGATTCCTATCTACTTCGCGCGCCGCCCTCCTCGCGTCGGGCTCCCCTTCCTGGTGACACACTCCATGGGAGTAGAAGCATGCATGAACGGCGGCGACGTCTTCCTCTGTTCGCGGTTTTGGCGGCGGCTCGTGGGCAGACCAGCGACGATGCAGGTTTCGCGATGGCGGCGGCGGCTATGGCAGCAGCATCCTCCCCTCCACCGGCATTCCCTCTCTCTTTTTCGGATCTCCTCTCTCACTGGCTCGTGCTCGATGGCAAAAGACCCAAAGGTGGCGGCGATGGCAAGATGCGACAGTGGAAACTCGCAGTGAAGGCAACGACGGCACTGGAATGCCGGGGGCTCCCCCGTTTCCCCTCTCTCCTTCCCCTCCCCCCCCAAACACCCCTCGCGTCCTTTCCCTTCCCCTTCCCTCTCATTgtccttttctttttaaaaaaaattataatttttttattagaataggGGTAGtttagtaataaaataaaaaaatttattaaaaagaacgattttaatacaaaaaaaatgttaaaaattattctaaataaaaaaattaagttgaaAACGATTTCGATTCTGTCTCTCAATGTTAGGGGCCAAAACAATACTTACCTCCAATTAATTATGAAACTATTCCCGTATTAAAAGCAGGCAATAAATCCTTGTCAAACATAATATCAAGGGTCTccaataatagaaaaaataatatttaaaaaaattaaaatcttttgggttgtgattttatttatattttttatttttaaaatttaataaaaaaataaaaagtaaattcatcttttaaatttaaatagttgtacgatataatattaaaattttaattaaagtaaaattcttattgtaaaaaaaaaggTTAACTTTTCAAATTCAAAGAAATTATTGCCTAATGGCTACAAATATTCCTAGCAAAACCGTATATATTAATAACAAAGAATATATTTGGATAAGAGAATATTATGATGATATATATATGTCTACTTTTACAACTCATCACCTGCATTTGTCATATGTGCGCACATGGCATATTGTACTACCAAAATAAAAACACTATATATGTTTTCTTTGTGAGAACGATATGCTTCCATAGATTAACCTTGCTTATATATATGATGCTTATTTTGTATCATCTTCAACTTTGGAAAACAAATTGGAAATTTTATGTtatgtatgttttttttttattttaactttaaaattgtGTAAATTGactattttgataaaatttaaCATTCAATTTTTCCTACTAAGAATATATCTACATTATATTGGAAtacattaaaaagaaaaaaaagaaggatatGCATAATTTGTACACAATGTACTTGGGAAGATGAATAAAGAGCACATGGTGTTGGTCTTGAAGATGGGTAACAAAAACCTGTGGCCATATAGTGTTTGCGTCAAGgaattggatttttgatggtcaTCCATGCCCTACACCTTTATTTATGTTGCTTTctacaaaattaaataattttataattcaaatattaTTAGTGTGGTACCCTTCACTTGCGTTCTAAAAAGGGTTCTCCACTTCCACCACTAGAGTGTTAATTAGGACCAATGTATGATGTATAGTTAGTACCCTTGAGATCATATGGTTGTAATTCTCAACTTAATTAATCATCTAACAAAAGTTTTACAAATATAATTTAAGTACAAAATCACATTTAAATTAATCAATGTAGTTTGAGTTAGTTGAGTAATTAGTTTAATAGTCTGtttaaataatttcaaaaatttaaattctatttttatatatgaagtaattcattaattaatgataaataTTTAAACTGGCTCAATAATAAGAATAAGGTAAAAATTCGTATGGAGTTGTCTTTATACaaaattgatatttaaaaattgttagataatttgattaattttaatactttttaattaggataaaatatattttttgtctctaaagtttgacaaaaatttcaaaaatatttctacgttttattttgttttaattttgtcccataaattttcgatttgcatcaaatataccccTCCCTCAAAACAAACAAATCACGCATTATTTTCATACATTATTGTTAGATTGATCTTAAATTTGTTGAAAATTTAGCCGTCAagagtatatttgatgcaatCGAAAACTTTTAGaacaaaattgaattttaaaagttttgcaaaattttagagacaaaaaatatactttattttttttaattataaattttacataaaaacaaCTTTACGTAAATGTTTATCTAAGAATAAATGGTCATACAAGATGAAATTTCTCTCTTTGAATTAAAAAccttaacaactttttagtTAGTTCTTTATTGGATTCACTTGAATTTAACACTATTGGATGCTAATAAGAGGTGGCTACTATGCTGAATGTAACTGCCATGCTTGACTACTTCAGTGTGTGTATGGGTTTGAATTTCAACAACTATTGCATCATATCATTAATGATCAGCTTTAGTGGTTGGAAATATGGCAAGAAAGTTTGTGCCATGCATGCATTTTGACATTTTTGGTCATACAACTTTTTATCCTACAAAATGTGCATTCCATGCAATCATGTTCAGTTCTTCTTTACCGTCTCCGTGCGTAATTAAAATATCTCTTGACTTGGAAACTTTCCTCCTCATGCATCCAAAGGGACTGATCAGAATCCAAGTTTGAAAAACAGGGAAAGGGTTATTATTACTTCTCTTTGAAACGGTTAACCATCCTTCACTACTTTATAAAGTCATCAATAGTTTTATAGgggataaagtatattttttgtccttaaaatttgacaaaaattttaaaaatacctcaaagttttattttgttttagaaatttttaatttgcatcaaatatacttttaatggctaaatttttaaaaaatttaagaccaatctaacaataatacatgaaaattatgtttgatttgtttgtgttgagaattgttcttatgaaattattgttaaatttgtcttaatttttttgaaaaattaattgtCAGATGTATATTTAATGCAAATTGAAAATTTatgggacaaaattaaaacaaaataaaacttaaggatattttttaaacttttatcaaatttcagagacaaaaaatatattttattcgtTTATATATTAGTATCCTATACTTTACTTAATATTTATGAAAATGATGATACTATATACATTATTAAGGTAGTGTTTATTAGCGAGTAAAGTGGCAATTACATTTTTAAAGATTTCGATTTCGGACTAATTAGTTGCTGttgaaaaacaaaatatcaaatatattttttacaattGTAAATGGTAGACATAATATGTCCTTTCATTAATAGATAGTGTAAAACAAATAGAGTTGTccttatattttattatttatagtgGTGTATGTCTCGTTACTATCACATGAATATAGAAACAATGTAGTTTTGGATAATGAAACATTTATTATCTTTTGAGTTTCTATATAACATTTATCAACCGCTCTTTATTTACCACGAATACTATCAAACAGATGAAGTTTCACtccaaaaattattatttacgtGACAATAATATAATCTTTCAGAAATAAACATATCACAGTAGTTAACGATACATATAGACATCATCCttaaattttacataataaattaatagaatGACATAACGCAtcaattatttattatcttaaaaaatcaaattgatatttttcttttcaaaaactagtTAATCCAAAATCAAAATCTTCAAAATTAAAACCTAATTGTGACTTTGCTTGTTTATTAGCAATTCCCTCTTGGGATGGCTCATCAGCAAGGTGAATGAGAGAGTGACATTACACTATCTAACACCTTGAGACTAATAATTAATGAGTATGGGTGAAACTTAGCTTGACTCAACCACAAAGTTAACTTAAGAAACTTGTTATGTCTTCATAATGTGTTTTCATAACTATATACTCTAATGCCCTTAGCATGATTGTCATGAACCATTTGTATGTTTAATTGATAATAATATAAGAGCAATGTTAGGGGATAGCAACTTTGGTGATTGGTAGTTATTAAATAGTTATCAATTATGATTTAATGGcgtgagattggtgtgagatttcatccaatgactTATTTTTCTCTGCTGGTTATATGCTggctaaaatttaataaatttgcTGGCACCCTAGACTTTTCCATAATATAATTAATGTGACATTGCATATATAATATCATTTATGCAAGATTTTCTTGACGAGACATGAGatatatcaataataataatttcaaaatgaatcattttcattttatttttcactcAATATAAAATTAAGTGTGATTTATACTACATATATTAAACTAATGAATCTGCCGTTTCCTGAGACAGTTGGCAATGGTTGTTTATAGCTTCTAACTGAAGCTGAAGCTGACACAACGTGCATGCAACTACTAACGTAGGAACAAAAGTTAGCTATTTACGACGTTGTCTCCATTGAATTTCACCCAGAAATCTTTCTATGTATGCACTATATATAgccattttatttatttatttatttatttttggccAAGGGGATGTTTGTATATAAGGACCTGCAGCATAATTCTTACTACCCACTAGGATTCTTCTTAGAAGAtatattcttattaaaaaaaaaaattgtaccGTGACAaatactcttttttttattggtgGAAAcctcgacttcacgtgaagttgatagttgagagtcgttagatgaaaatttagctAAATCAATCAAACCATCTAACGATTTTCAGCTattaacttcacgtgaaatcgactacacctgagtttccacctttttttatttttatcttctatttaaattaatattagtcaatttttcaaatttttatactaCAAAATATTGACTATTAGCCTTCCCCTTCTATAAAA
This window contains:
- the LOC130973022 gene encoding uncharacterized protein LOC130973022 is translated as MSDSTSSCLAIAEKKAQKPGGCSGIFFQLFEWKRKLAKKKLFSKKLLPPARAKRFKGDEKMPNSKIHLIANENSGGFPSAKKGGNYGFEVIVPQKSEMRAPGLVARLMGLESIPASKRDKSKKGLNLDGFGDNEKECKSNCELDRHGMDSEIVVMKHDSRPEKLQKTGTDERRAVTRFGAEALQIKHVLARARKYHHHHHHHHPKLASQLMSPRIPSTKSASRSSRLIGAATRILEPGLQARSRAKGSLLTYHGSAFPPKTSNVTNCEGPSSAVMQNQLDYDASTAKPLMGQTSCKNCGNLVDVVDCKLDVPLPVVSDVFATTSVVSSQKNGRFFTPSPSPSHEQEREIVLLRSQEKLMSLATEKEGMDNVHQFCNKHITKRMTVPRDGPDIWNPSSQSVSTGEGDASSSALKHKPQTQERMLSNERSSSASTMSNTGVKRMSSSTSSVNETKDFVALNRSLSGQVRIRSPTKVDSSKFDLEKKPSFSQNKSLSDVRTLERKRRTSNVMQGKSTAPCSAGVSQRNLRSDALVGKQKGFIASSWNCSNIKSKQCSKEKTVKVNDNKTNEVVSFTFNSHLKQKIGIDSEKEEISNNIERKTCFQRPSPLRVDGLSAFLEQKLKELTSQEDYDLATGTPSKKSTAMILQELISALSSERLICCNGHMFDENSRFHNGPRQEGIFGASCNGNHHSPGSVLEASFSSSSLDESSVSGQGYHPYSMNNSYDQLEQLEHDAELTDSATTSSNKGRVVCELLIDLVNQIPGPLQSLYSFGPSLTRSKLTHMKDVILNAELVIGIDTVFGRDEAPELVIHRFLLDELDTMASDIMWRNFNLFVGCTDSRHQNKLKGFLFDCVIEYLESNCCRYLECGFKLWWTKLQQCLKSKVLAQEVKAEIERWGSMAGMEHDEIIEWEMSYSLGKWIDFDIETFEAGVMIDRCIFQSLLDEIVQDLVVGCKHQHCSSCNIYLPITNSHC